In the Camelus dromedarius isolate mCamDro1 chromosome 13, mCamDro1.pat, whole genome shotgun sequence genome, one interval contains:
- the LOC105089211 gene encoding dTDP-D-glucose 4,6-dehydratase isoform X5 has translation MSAAGWAEPLGPPSSFAKRVLVTGGAGFIASHVIVSLVEDYPNYMIINLDKLDYCASLKNLETISNKQNYKFIQGDICDSHFVKLLFETEKIDIVLHFAAQTHVDLSFVHAFEFTYVNVYGTHVLVSAAHEARVEKFIYVSTDEVYGGSLDKEFDESSPKQPTNPYASSKAAAECFVQSYWERYKFPVVITRSSNVYGPHQYPEKVIPKFISLLQHNRKCCIHGSGLQTRNFLYATDVVEAFLTVLKKGKPGEIYNIGTNFEMSVLQLAKELIQLIKETNSESEMENWVDYVNDRPTNDMRYPMKSEKIHGLGWRPKVPWKEGIKKTIEWYRENFHNWKNAEKALEPFPVQSPFV, from the exons ATGTCGGCCGCGGGCTGGGCCGAGCCCTTGGGTCCTCCCAGCAGCTTTGCGAAGCGAGTTCTGGTGACCGGGGGTGCTGGTTTCAT TGCATCACATGTGATTGTCTCTTTAGTAGAAGACTATCCAAACTATATGATCATAAATCTAGACAAG CTGGATTACTGTGCAAGCTTGAAGAATCTTGAAACCATTTCTAACAAACAAAACTACAAATTTATACAG GGTGACATATGTGATTCTCACTTTGTGAAACTGCTTTTTGAAACTGAGAAAATTGACATAGTACTACATTTTGCTGCACAAACGCATGTAG atcTTTCCTTTGTCCATGCCTTTGAGTTTACATATGTTAATGTTTACGGCACTCACGTTTTGGTGAGTGCTGCTCATGAAGCCAGAGTGGAGAAATTTATTTACGTCAGCACAGATGAGGTATACGGAGGCAGTCTTGATAAG GAATTTGATGAATCTTCCCCTAAACAACCAACCAATCCTTATGCGTCGTCTAAGGCAGCTGCTGAGTGTTTTGTACAGTCTTACTGGGAACGATACAAG TTTCCAGTTGTCATCACACGAAGCAGTAATGTTTATGGACCACATCAGTATCCAGAAAAG gttattccaaaatttatatctTTACTACAACACAACAGGAAATG TTGCATTCATGGATCAGGGCTTCAAACAAGAAATTTCCTTTATGCTACTGATGTAGTGGAAGCATTTCTTACTGTCCTCAAAAAGGGGAAACCAGGTGAAATTTACAACATTGGAACCAATTTTGAAATGTCAGTTCTACAGCTTGCCAAAGAACTAATACAACtg ATCAAAGAGACCAATTCAGAGTCTGAAATGGAAAACTGGGTCGATTATGTTAATGATCG ACCTACCAATGACATGAGATATCCAATGAAGTCAGAAAAAATACATGGCTTAGGATGGAGGCCTAAAGTGCCTTGGAAAGAAGGAATCAAGAAAACAA TTGAGTGGTACAGAGAGAATTTTCACAACTGGAAGAACGCGGAAAAGGCGTTAGAACCCTTTCCAGTACAATCACCGTTTGTATAG